tgtacgtgtgtaagatggagacaacacatgcggttGAGACGTCCTCTTAATGTTGTTTGtcttcaaaaatatactcaATAGGAATAATGATTCTGTGCTGTAGAACTAACCAAATCTGGTTATCATTACTATTATGAAGTGCAATGCTTCATAGATTTGGGTATTTTTGAGTACTTGCGTGTTTCCTACATCTCTAACTGTCTCTACATCCCCAGAAAATGGATTTGATATAAACTGTGCAACTGACTCAAGTATTTTAAAGTTCGGAACGTAAatgttcaattatatttatgtggtTTGTAggatcataaatattttcagaataattaattattgattcttGAAGCGTAGGGAAATGCTGGACATagccatttttcattttattttcccAATATGCTAATTTACCAGAAAACACTTGAACatctaatatcatattaataatttgtttttcttttcctTGTAACTCTAAATttaggaaattaattttttcagtaatatcaattaaaaatgtaaaatattcaaaccatTTTATATACCGATAATAGTAAATTCCTAGAATACAATATAGCAATTAACATtatccaattatttattacgtgaTCGAccgataatagtaaaaaaaatgtttataacgaTCTACCTGTATTTCTAGAAAGATCGACTGGTTGGCGACCCTTGCTTTAGAGATATCattgtgtattatagtattatgaagAGCATGATTAAGTTAAActttcaaattaaatgtaatatcaacCGTCTTAGTTTGCCACTTAACATTTGTATTTCAACAGACttttttcattgaataaattataaacacgacttaaatatatttaattaattaaaaccttttaaattataataagtaaaaatttcttttaaatatttatgtcataATAGGCTCAGCTACCTCAGTTtggtttaatatagttatagaaatattataatttattattcagattaaattgaatacattttttttaggaaaatgATTCCAAATTGACCATTCTAAATCgattaacaatacaaatatccAATGTTGGACAATTgcaaaaaattgtaagtaacaaaataaaataacaagtatactttaaatttagttatcaactaattgtattatttttgttttttagttgtgttctcaaaatttcaaattgtataatattcttgcAGTAGAACCACTAAACGATAAAGTTTTACAGGTATGAATATTAAGTCACAATTAATAAATGCCCGTAAGATAAGTTTatgagaaattatttaatgtttttatgtattattaagtaaaggATGTTTCATTAAgaacgtaaaaataaatctcgctattactttattagaaaaaattgtttagaacaaaaatatgatatgaacATTGTAGTATACATTCAGACGTCtatcatttatgtatgaaatataatatctgataTATTTTCACCTTGGCAACACTGGTAAGCTTCAGTTCTGGTCATACATGTAATTGTGCAGGAAGTTTAAGGTCTGAAGTGGTGACTATAACTGGCTTCCTAAGTTATGTGACTTAACTTCACTGGACTTCGGGGTTACGTAAAAGCTcatgtttacaaaaataaaccacAATCCATTGAAGAACCTTAAGAAAAAATGGATCATATCATTAGTGAACTAGATCCAGAGGTAGATGTATCAACAAGTGGTGAGCAATTGTGATACCAGAACTGAAGATATACTGGAAGTATAGCTGAGGTGGTTATATTTaagatgttatattatataaataaattgaagaaTGTATATACTActtgttcaaataattttttgttctaaataattatttctaatgaataatgaagtaataataagattaagtttcatatttttaatgaaataacatttttacttggtttttaaataaatatatatgaaaatgtaagtaataatattaaatttatccttCAAAGTTACGTAACTTGACAGCCGACGGGATAATAGGTTtctctatttaaatattgtatacataatatataacataaataatacattttacgtattatacaatattcaaaattacaattaagatataaagtagattttttcatttatattgttcaataaattatattttttttcactattctagattaaaattaatagggatacaaaaaacatttatttcagCTTGCACTTCTACTTATCTTATTTGcttataatgttgttattatatatgtttaatgtttcattattatttgtttaattgtttaggACATAGTGACTTCTCCatcaattgatataataacttGTAATATGAAAACATCTATTACTCCAAAGGACTATACAATCgctgttgaaaaaaatatttattttgaaatatcttATGGTCCAATGTTATTTAGTTCTAATACACGTCAAGATACTTTTACTTTAGCTCATCTGCTTTATATTAAAGgaaaatcaaaagtaaaataaaaaaattaaattaaaattcatgtaatttaatttttacatctattttagaacttaataattacaagTGGAGCAGCTAATAAACTAGACATACGCAATCCTCATGATGTGATGAATTTGTATCCTTTGAtagaagtttaaattaatttatataaatacaagaaTTTGACATCTttgtagataattaaaaactagttttctagaataaaaataaaatattgacttattataataatattattaattaactgtcctattatatatatatatatagtaaataaacaaatattttttaaatattttacttttataaatacatttgactGTTGACATTTAGGTTTAGTAGACATGCTGGGTTGCATGAAAgcgaactttaaatttatttaatgaatagatTTATCGAaccactaaatatttttacaaatatgtttGGGTTGCacaaattgtacaataaaaatatatttgtattaagcaTGATACCAAGGTTTGTGTAGAAGTTTAAGGTTAtcacaaaaaaagtaataacttgCATATTACATTCCTGTTGAAGTTATGTGGCTATGGGCATTGGTCACAAAATAACtcaatagataatatacatctacaaataaaatatttattttcatagttttgTTTAATACTAGAACTTTTGTAAACATTGCACTGTTTGCTTATGGCTACTGActaatattttcatgaaatcGACTatctaattgttttatatgtcTATGATTATTACTTAGTTTCAACAAATATAACTTGACTATGAATTCAGAGGTATTTTATTAGGTCTTTCAAGAAAACAGTCAACACAATCAATTACTCAAAGATGTTattcaactattttaaaaagctGTATGTTGCATcattcattattgtattaatattatataaataatgtaaacctGTTTTTCAGATGGTCGAAAATTAGGGAAATCTGCTATACATTTGAAACCAGTAAACCAGTGAACAACAatacttaaaacaattttcgttatgtgttattaatttgatatcaagttttgaatatattatatttgtaatatttattcactaagtatagtaagttataattaaattgttaaataatgctGTTTAAATCTTAtgactataaattatgaaaaagtaacttaacttctgataattgtattaaatgccATACACttgcaaataaattaatttttaacatcataaataattataattctaaattatattaaacttaattaataatttaaataagaaataaatcttatttatttaatttaaaatagatactaGCAATACTACTACTTGTTaatgttataacattttcaaatgataCATTATTCTATGTATTTACTGTTGCTTAACTAATTAACATTAGTAATTTACTGGttgttgaaaacaattttatttttatgtaagcaaaattaaataattgtttttaatatgaaaattatacatttataaaatattataatacaatttattataccataaaaatacatatatacagaaTTGGTCATCATtcgaataaaattttatttagatgattatttagataatattttattcaaataaaaaattattcgaataaaaatgtatttgaataattttaaaacataatacttatataaaatacaattatattatatgaatagcATAATCACTTGCTATAGTacagtctaaaaataaaaataaatcatcctacaatatttttgtattttatataagcattatgtttgaaaattattcaaataagtatttattcgaataattatctaaatgaTATTTTGCTCAACTctgcatatgtatatatatatatatatgtgtgtgtgtgtgtatgtgtgtgtttatatatatcgaGTGATccatttacataaaatgttcatttcccccccccccccaaaaaaaatacattatacctaacctagttttaagtaaaataatgagtatattttatctttattccAAAGCACGACATTTTCTAAAGAACtttgaagtataaaaattgaattttgggCAATTAGCTTATgagtttaagtatttattgtttagatCAGTTAAGTGGCATGGTCAGGAGTATCCTCAAAATATTAGACCACTTTTTActaatctaaactttaaattttatttttatagattgaaattaaaatactctgaataatattctgaagtagaatataaaattaaaaatgtaaatgtatgttgtcatttaaaagagTAAAAGatggtaataaaaaaagttctatGAGAACTAAGCTagaataaaagaatataaaatatactctataatatagtctatatcaatgatttttattagagTCAGAAAACATTGTATCCAATTTTTATGATGCAtagccataaaataaaatggtacctacttttgtatattatttaaaatacatattgatattatacttacaattaTATGGGTACTTACAAAACAGTTTACAGGCCAttctatagaaattaatataattttatagatcaagtaaaaaaataatgaaatgaaaataaaaattcttccttgaaaaaactttaattggAATACCTTTTTTAAGTTAGTGGAACATCTATGTGCCACCgaacacaaatttaaaaccactGCTCTACATAGATTAAATTGCattatgaaattgtaaatatatgaaaataatatttagtaacaaattttttgaaatcatgtttcatgtataatatactgtgagaatgtgaattaaataatttttttttcaatatatttgtgactgtatttttcataatatttataggctaCTGACTAAGTGGTGAAAATTgaactaaattatacattttaattatttaaaaagattaaCACTTTTACagtttgaatactttttgaaattgcatataatattatctataaaatataaaggaaTCTTTTTCAACTTTTTCTGTTTCTATAATCTTAGTATATTtccttagaaaaattattctcaaaaaaaaaaattttatttacctactaattttttactgacttattaataattatattatttttgtctaaatttaaaatcaggaatatatatatgtg
This genomic stretch from Rhopalosiphum maidis isolate BTI-1 chromosome 3, ASM367621v3, whole genome shotgun sequence harbors:
- the LOC113559635 gene encoding ribonuclease P protein subunit p30-like, translated to MKTPCGYCDLRVESVNGDIIDAFIKHGYALIAVNTTVNCSLLSNGSLNKKKRKFAESNDENDEEKDWVPTPKLINENDSKLTILNRLTIQISNVGQLQKILCSQNFKLYNILAVEPLNDKVLQDIVTSPSIDIITCNMKTSITPKDYTIAVEKNIYFEISYGPMLFSSNTRQDTFTLAHLLYIKGKSKNLIITSGAANKLDIRNPHDVMNLGILLGLSRKQSTQSITQRCYSTILKSYGRKLGKSAIHLKPVNQ